Proteins from a single region of Spirosoma agri:
- a CDS encoding nuclear transport factor 2 family protein: MKASILGLCFFLIGIQASFAQTNQANASTPAPTKAQQEIIDLSKQKWQWMADKNVDKLAQLFDDKAKFVHMSGTWKKDEELDIIKTGSIWYKNADVHDTAVELFGNNTAIIWSRITLVAMVRGSEAKTEFTVTEVYQKQANAWKMLALTFSSVRDTHVIKH; the protein is encoded by the coding sequence ATGAAAGCATCAATTCTCGGTTTGTGTTTCTTCCTGATAGGCATACAGGCATCGTTTGCGCAGACAAATCAGGCCAACGCTTCGACACCAGCCCCCACCAAAGCCCAGCAGGAAATTATTGATCTCTCCAAGCAAAAGTGGCAGTGGATGGCCGATAAGAATGTCGACAAACTGGCCCAGCTTTTCGACGATAAGGCAAAATTTGTCCACATGAGTGGCACCTGGAAAAAAGACGAAGAACTCGATATCATTAAAACCGGAAGCATCTGGTACAAGAACGCGGATGTGCACGATACGGCGGTGGAGCTGTTTGGCAACAACACGGCTATCATCTGGAGTCGGATTACGCTGGTAGCCATGGTTCGGGGTAGTGAGGCCAAGACGGAATTTACCGTTACGGAAGTCTACCAAAAACAAGCGAATGCCTGGAAAATGCTGGCCCTGACATTTAGCAGCGTTCGGGACACGCACGTCATCAAGCATTAA
- a CDS encoding nuclear transport factor 2 family protein, with product MKLSLITLCLLMAGIQGAFAQTQNAGSATTGSANAEQEVINLSKEKWQWMADKNVDKLTTLFDEKSMFVHMGGSWGKSRELEVIKSGNIWYKQAKVYATTFNMIGNTAILLSDMDLVAVVGGNEVTNPFMVTEVYIKENGNWKMGQLSFSRLMRPVKN from the coding sequence ATGAAACTATCGCTTATCACCTTATGCTTGCTGATGGCTGGTATACAGGGGGCTTTCGCCCAAACACAAAATGCAGGCTCAGCTACGACCGGTAGCGCCAACGCGGAACAGGAAGTCATTAATCTCTCGAAGGAAAAATGGCAGTGGATGGCCGACAAAAACGTGGACAAGCTGACTACCTTATTCGATGAAAAATCGATGTTTGTTCACATGGGGGGCAGCTGGGGCAAGAGTCGGGAACTGGAGGTCATCAAAAGCGGGAATATCTGGTACAAACAAGCGAAAGTCTACGCCACAACCTTTAACATGATTGGTAATACGGCCATCCTGCTCAGTGACATGGACCTGGTAGCCGTCGTGGGCGGAAACGAGGTGACCAATCCATTTATGGTGACGGAAGTATATATCAAGGAAAACGGTAACTGGAAAATGGGACAGCTCTCGTTTTCCAGGCTGATGAGGCCCGTTAAAAACTAA
- a CDS encoding aldo/keto reductase, whose amino-acid sequence MQHVVLNNGVAMPILGFGVFQVPDPAECERSVLDAIATGYRLIDTAASYGNEEAVGQAIQKSSVARDELFITTKLWIQSDGYEGTRKAFDASLKKLQLDYLDLYLIHQPFGDVYGEWRAMQELYKEGRVRAIGVSNFQPDRLIDLIIHNEIAPAVNQVETHPFHQQIDTQQFMVDNNVQIESWGPFAEGKNDLFHNDVLRSIGAKYNKSVAQVVLRWLTQRGVVAIPKSVRKERMEQNINSLDFELSADDMEIIKSLDTNASLFFDHRDPAMVKWLGERKLAS is encoded by the coding sequence ATGCAACACGTAGTTTTGAACAATGGGGTGGCCATGCCCATCCTGGGATTTGGGGTTTTCCAGGTCCCCGATCCAGCCGAATGCGAACGCAGTGTACTGGATGCCATCGCTACAGGCTACCGGCTGATCGATACGGCGGCTTCGTATGGCAACGAAGAAGCGGTGGGGCAGGCTATCCAGAAAAGTAGTGTAGCTAGAGACGAATTATTCATTACGACCAAGCTCTGGATTCAGTCGGATGGCTACGAGGGAACCAGGAAAGCGTTCGACGCTTCGTTGAAAAAGCTGCAACTCGATTACCTGGACTTGTACCTGATCCACCAACCCTTCGGCGATGTATATGGCGAATGGCGGGCCATGCAGGAACTTTACAAAGAAGGCCGGGTACGGGCCATCGGCGTGAGCAACTTCCAGCCCGACCGGCTGATTGATCTGATCATCCACAACGAAATTGCTCCGGCGGTTAACCAGGTCGAAACGCATCCGTTTCATCAACAGATCGACACGCAGCAATTCATGGTCGACAACAACGTGCAAATCGAATCGTGGGGACCATTTGCGGAAGGGAAAAATGATCTGTTTCACAATGACGTATTGCGTTCGATCGGCGCGAAGTACAATAAATCTGTTGCGCAGGTGGTGCTGCGCTGGCTGACCCAACGGGGCGTCGTGGCCATTCCCAAGTCTGTCCGGAAGGAGCGCATGGAACAGAATATCAACAGCCTTGATTTTGAGTTGAGTGCTGACGACATGGAAATTATAAAAAGCCTGGACACAAACGCCAGTCTGTTCTTCGATCACCGCGATCCGGCTATGGTCAAATGGCTGGGAGAGCGCAAGCTTGCTTCGTGA
- a CDS encoding helix-turn-helix domain-containing protein has translation MDTLRRFETINEYNAFNNNETRHPLVSVVDLSKADPRQGSRMYFGFYTIFLKEVRCGDLVYGRHTYDYQEGTLVFMAPGQVAGVNSNGETYQPKGYALVFHPDLIHGTALGRHIQEYSFFGYQFYEALHLSGRERQIVLDCFSKIEYELEHAIDKHSKRLIVSTIELFLGYCTRFYDRQFITRETAHKGILERFETLLNTYFQADKPQTLGLPTVTYCAGELSLSANYFGDLIKKETGKTAQEYIQAKVIELAKEQIVDQNKTVSQIAYDLGFKYPQHFNRLFKQRVGQSPNEYRRTADVDAPL, from the coding sequence ATGGATACCCTGCGACGATTCGAGACAATCAATGAGTACAACGCCTTCAATAACAACGAAACCCGGCATCCGCTGGTCAGCGTCGTCGATCTGTCAAAGGCCGATCCCCGACAGGGCTCCCGGATGTATTTTGGGTTCTACACCATTTTTTTGAAAGAGGTCAGATGCGGGGATCTGGTGTATGGGCGGCATACGTATGATTACCAGGAAGGCACACTGGTATTTATGGCACCGGGTCAGGTTGCCGGGGTGAACAGCAACGGGGAAACGTACCAGCCAAAAGGGTACGCGCTGGTCTTCCATCCCGATCTGATTCATGGAACGGCGCTGGGACGACATATTCAGGAGTATAGTTTTTTTGGTTACCAGTTCTACGAAGCGCTGCATTTATCGGGCCGGGAACGGCAGATCGTGCTGGACTGTTTTTCCAAGATCGAGTATGAACTGGAACACGCCATCGATAAGCACAGCAAACGACTGATCGTATCCACGATCGAGCTATTTCTGGGGTATTGCACCCGGTTTTATGATCGGCAGTTCATCACGCGGGAAACGGCCCACAAAGGCATCCTGGAACGGTTCGAGACGTTGTTGAACACCTATTTTCAGGCCGATAAACCGCAGACGTTAGGGCTGCCGACTGTTACCTACTGCGCGGGTGAACTGAGTTTATCGGCCAATTATTTCGGGGATCTGATCAAAAAAGAAACGGGCAAAACCGCGCAGGAATACATCCAGGCGAAAGTGATCGAACTGGCCAAAGAACAAATAGTCGATCAGAACAAAACCGTGAGTCAGATAGCCTACGACCTGGGCTTCAAGTATCCCCAGCATTTCAACCGCTTATTCAAACAGCGTGTTGGGCAGTCCCCCAATGAATATCGTCGAACCGCCGATGTTGACGCGCCACTCTAA